One window of the Eucalyptus grandis isolate ANBG69807.140 chromosome 8, ASM1654582v1, whole genome shotgun sequence genome contains the following:
- the LOC120286859 gene encoding ribosome-recycling factor, chloroplastic-like yields the protein MASPFSSTPPVRSLLQPNPNPNPNPSRGTFLALRGSYRGWSDGSGCRSCSGAAACSLRSAASYASIRGGGGAAAASLCRDGRVNPRRLLQKRAGVVTCATTEEIEAEKSMIEKDVKERMEKTIETVRSKFNSIRTGRTNPAMLDKVQVEYYGSPVSLKSIAQISTPESSSLLIQPYDKSSLKAIEKAIVNSDLGMTPNNDGEVIRLSLPQLTSERRKELSKIVAKQAEEGKVALRNIRRDALKTYEKLEKVLITGSSSLLIHLSVSFLVF from the exons ATGGCGTCGCCATTCTCATCGACGCCTCCCGTTCGCTCCCTCCTCCAGCCCAACCCGAACCCGAACCCGAACCCGAGCCGGGGGACCTTCCTCGCTCTCCGAG GTTCGTATCGCGGATGGTCGGACGGCTCCGGATGCCGGTCGTGCAGCGGCGCCGCCGCGTGTTCGCTGCGCTCGGCCGCGAGCTACGCGAGCatccgcggcggcggcggggcggccgCGGCGAGTCTCTGTCGCGACGGGCGCGTTAACCCCAGACGATTGTTGCAAAAGAG AGCAGGAGTTGTGACGTGTGCTACTactgaagaaatagaagctgagaaGTCTATGATTGAAAAAGATGTT AAAGAAAGAATGGAAAAGACTATCGAAACAGTTCGATCAAAATTTAATTCCATCAGAACTGGAAGGACGAACCCAGCTATGCTGGACAAAGTTCAG GTGGAGTACTATGGGAGTCCAGTCAGCTTAAAGAGCATTGCTCAAATCAGTACACCTGAATCGAGTTCTCTCTTAATTCAGCCATATGATAAATCCAG CTTAAAGGCCATAGAGAAAGCTATTGTCAACTCTGATCTCGGTATGACGCCTAATAATGATGGAGAAGTGATCCGCTTATCTCTCCCACAACTCACATCTGAAAGAAGGAAG GAGTTGTCAAAAATTGTGGCAAAGCAGGCTGAAGAAGGGAAG gTGGCATTGAGGAATATAAGAAGAGATGCCTTAAAAACCTATGAAAAGCTAGAGAAGGTTCTAATTACTGGATCATCTTCTCTTTTAATCCATTTGTCTGTCTCATTTCTTGTTTTCTGA